Proteins from a single region of Butyricimonas faecalis:
- a CDS encoding helix-turn-helix domain-containing protein — MYNITLPILGTRLKQIREHIGYSQAQLAEQLNCKQNAISNLELGKGGSLKLLFQVLNFYSNYVFIDLIFSEKFYLISNTEEDEAQKANYNSVIIEIIRQSEKNYEDAMSNAKKELEANLQKAINLLQP, encoded by the coding sequence ATGTATAACATTACATTACCAATTTTAGGCACAAGGTTAAAGCAAATCCGAGAGCATATAGGATATTCCCAAGCTCAATTAGCAGAACAGCTGAACTGTAAACAAAATGCGATTTCAAATCTTGAACTAGGAAAAGGGGGCAGCCTAAAACTTTTATTTCAAGTGCTGAATTTTTATTCTAACTATGTTTTTATAGATTTAATATTTAGTGAAAAGTTTTATCTGATTTCTAATACAGAAGAAGATGAAGCACAAAAAGCCAATTATAATTCTGTTATAATAGAAATTATAAGACAATCAGAAAAAAACTATGAGGATGCTATGTCAAACGCTAAAAAAGAGCTAGAAGCTAATCTTCAAAAAGCCATCAATTTATTACAGCCTTAA
- a CDS encoding DUF4099 domain-containing protein — protein sequence MDKKQAIFNENDIPYKELELIGISKKQIWSLDKANITALLSGKRTSLLDLSFHDNNGEEISMKGKISLYWKDSNNAGVKVHPVRPEIMNDINLKPKELERLQDNEIITKTINNEKYLVQLDPETNELLKTKIKSISIPSNIKGVELDKQQKETLKSGKELILNVDKEKIAIRLDLNNPRGIKFLDFEQQQKIAYDRHNPQIIGTIHTDKNRNEYIEYMKGQKPSLGNESQSKVEHKFKL from the coding sequence ATGGATAAAAAGCAAGCTATTTTTAATGAAAATGATATTCCATATAAAGAATTAGAACTAATAGGAATATCAAAAAAACAGATATGGTCTTTGGATAAGGCAAATATCACAGCTCTATTATCTGGAAAGAGAACCAGTTTACTAGACCTTTCTTTTCACGATAATAATGGAGAAGAAATAAGTATGAAAGGAAAAATAAGTTTGTACTGGAAAGATAGCAACAATGCTGGCGTTAAAGTTCATCCAGTCAGACCAGAAATAATGAATGATATAAACCTTAAACCAAAGGAGTTAGAACGACTTCAAGATAACGAGATAATAACAAAAACTATTAACAATGAAAAATATCTCGTACAATTAGACCCTGAAACAAACGAATTGCTTAAAACAAAAATCAAAAGTATTTCAATACCTTCAAACATAAAAGGTGTTGAGCTGGATAAGCAACAAAAGGAAACTCTAAAATCAGGTAAGGAATTGATTTTAAACGTTGACAAAGAAAAAATTGCCATAAGATTAGATTTAAATAATCCAAGAGGAATAAAATTCCTAGACTTCGAGCAGCAACAGAAAATAGCTTATGACCGACATAACCCACAAATTATAGGAACTATTCATACTGATAAAAACAGAAATGAATATATAGAATACATGAAAGGACAAAAGCCGTCACTTGGAAATGAATCTCAATCTAAAGTAGAACATAAATTCAAATTATAA
- a CDS encoding topoisomerase C-terminal repeat-containing protein → MDNDTIKDLGLCPICQKGHIMKGSLGYSCNYFKNMNDKCTFNIYHSYWGKEITEEIARQLITTGKTDIFHDFHNKKGVPFSAYLTIENGIVIPSFVNEVLETPCPVCGREIEILLNGYACKGYSQKDKDNNRVCNLYIPKTIAQREIPLEAAEILAKGKKTPFMTGFKSREGNDFSSRLVLTENLDISFDNTLCKCPKCGGNLYINKKAYNCSNYRNEAIKCDFVIWREMSGRSITPEEAIELCEKKETPVLTGFHDKNGQPMERKLVLNDDFKIKLI, encoded by the coding sequence ATGGATAATGATACAATCAAAGATTTAGGCTTATGCCCTATTTGCCAGAAAGGACACATAATGAAAGGTAGTTTAGGATATTCCTGTAATTACTTCAAAAACATGAATGACAAATGTACATTTAATATTTATCATTCATATTGGGGAAAAGAGATTACAGAAGAAATAGCCAGACAATTAATAACAACAGGGAAAACAGATATATTTCATGACTTCCATAATAAAAAAGGAGTTCCTTTTTCTGCATATCTGACTATCGAAAATGGAATCGTTATTCCTTCTTTCGTAAATGAAGTATTAGAAACTCCGTGTCCTGTGTGTGGTAGAGAAATTGAAATTTTACTAAATGGATATGCTTGTAAAGGGTATTCGCAAAAGGACAAGGACAACAACAGAGTTTGTAACCTCTATATACCCAAAACTATTGCACAAAGAGAAATACCATTGGAAGCAGCAGAAATACTTGCCAAAGGAAAAAAAACACCGTTTATGACTGGATTTAAATCAAGAGAAGGAAATGATTTTTCTTCACGGCTGGTTCTAACAGAGAACTTAGATATTTCTTTTGACAATACATTGTGTAAGTGTCCTAAGTGTGGAGGAAACTTATATATAAACAAAAAAGCCTATAATTGTTCCAACTATAGAAATGAAGCCATAAAATGTGATTTTGTCATTTGGCGTGAAATGTCAGGACGTTCTATAACTCCCGAAGAAGCAATAGAACTTTGCGAGAAAAAAGAAACACCTGTGTTAACTGGATTTCATGATAAAAACGGGCAACCGATGGAAAGAAAGCTTGTACTGAACGATGATTTTAAAATAAAACTAATATGA
- a CDS encoding HU family DNA-binding protein produces MQMNKTDLIKMVAEKANKPTKEVAEIIDSFFKELSQNLREKDVSIKDFGTFKKIIQPARIARNPATGEPVEVPEKEVVKFKPSKNILNMKWL; encoded by the coding sequence ATGCAAATGAATAAGACTGATTTAATCAAAATGGTTGCTGAAAAGGCAAATAAACCAACAAAAGAAGTAGCAGAAATAATTGATAGTTTTTTCAAAGAATTATCTCAAAATCTAAGAGAAAAAGATGTTTCTATAAAAGATTTTGGTACTTTCAAAAAGATTATTCAACCAGCTCGGATAGCTAGAAATCCGGCAACTGGAGAACCTGTAGAAGTTCCAGAAAAGGAAGTTGTTAAATTTAAGCCGTCCAAAAATATACTAAACATGAAATGGCTATGA
- a CDS encoding toprim domain-containing protein: protein MLTFDDYKAKISIIQILEDLGYKQDISKGKVSPVFKLTDGAGNKLDEIIIKNPHSVQEHYYDRNYKGGDLIQFIKNHINDFPQFQHQNTFVRINMILGHYANEPYSPKYEAFKVVKAENKSFDRDRYKEFPTTLADLRFLTNERNINHQVVEKFLPFITRVKDLQGNGNYYNIGFPYINPKDKDNKVTNYELRNYGFKGMAAGGDKSNSLWIADFCPHPQMAKHIYFAESALDAMSFYQLNANKIKLEESVFCSVGGYISVNQIKNTLLRYPQAKVHTCFDNDLNGNLYDIKVSGIISNTEVTIKENKDDVLFKTKGREFTINKNDVSLESFREKSKIIAPMISHKAEKAKDFNEILMKQHEQKKSIKL from the coding sequence ATGCTAACATTTGACGATTATAAGGCTAAAATATCCATCATTCAAATACTTGAAGATTTAGGATATAAACAAGACATTAGCAAAGGAAAGGTTTCGCCTGTTTTTAAACTGACAGACGGAGCAGGTAACAAGTTGGATGAAATCATCATCAAGAATCCTCATAGTGTACAAGAACACTACTATGATAGGAATTATAAAGGTGGAGATTTAATTCAGTTCATCAAAAATCATATTAACGACTTCCCACAATTCCAACATCAAAATACATTTGTGCGAATCAATATGATTTTAGGACATTACGCAAATGAGCCTTATAGTCCTAAATATGAAGCATTCAAAGTTGTAAAAGCAGAAAACAAATCTTTTGACAGAGATAGATATAAAGAATTTCCTACTACACTCGCTGATTTAAGATTTCTCACAAATGAAAGAAATATAAATCATCAAGTCGTAGAAAAGTTTCTACCATTTATCACAAGGGTTAAAGACTTACAAGGAAACGGTAATTATTATAATATAGGTTTTCCCTATATTAATCCAAAAGATAAAGACAACAAAGTAACAAATTACGAATTAAGAAACTATGGATTCAAAGGGATGGCTGCCGGAGGAGATAAAAGCAACTCGCTTTGGATTGCTGATTTTTGCCCACACCCCCAAATGGCAAAACATATATACTTTGCAGAATCCGCTTTAGATGCTATGAGCTTCTATCAGCTCAATGCTAACAAAATCAAATTAGAAGAAAGTGTTTTTTGTAGTGTAGGAGGGTACATTTCAGTTAATCAAATAAAAAACACTTTATTGCGATACCCACAAGCTAAAGTACATACCTGTTTTGATAATGATTTAAACGGTAATTTGTATGACATTAAAGTGTCTGGAATCATTAGTAATACAGAAGTGACAATAAAAGAAAATAAAGATGATGTGCTGTTTAAAACTAAGGGGAGAGAATTCACTATTAACAAAAATGACGTTTCACTAGAAAGTTTTAGGGAAAAAAGCAAAATAATAGCTCCTATGATTTCTCATAAAGCAGAAAAAGCAAAAGATTTCAATGAAATTCTAATGAAACAACATGAACAAAAAAAAAGTATTAAGTTATGA
- a CDS encoding type IV secretory system conjugative DNA transfer family protein, whose amino-acid sequence MEESKELQKLYGFMQAFIYITVCIEILLFVHFPFSEQIMPLLSKMAKIPIYSNILYSKLFTFFIIMVTCIGTRSKKDLELDPTKQIIFPLIFGFIMFFGSICFLFFKEKGETSLEWYNIAYIILSIIGATLINSALDNISKRIKSNFMKDRFNIENESFEQSKDKVETEFSVNIPMKFFYNRKWHNGWLNICNCFRGTFVIGTPGSGKSFSVINSFIRQHSAKGFAEVVYDFKFPELAKIAYYNYQKNKQLGKIPSNFKFNVINFSDIEYSRRINPLKREYIEILADATETAEALYESLQKGDKGSGGNSDFFKTSAVNLLAASIYFWSRYENGKYSDLPHVLAFLNQEYDVLFKVLFSEPELKSLVSPFEAAYKSGAVDQLEGQMASLKVQLSRLATKESFWVFSGNDFNLKVSDKKDPSYLIIANNPKTQSMNSALNALIINRLTRLVNTKGNYPTSIIVDECPTLYFYQLATLLSTARSNKVSICLGLQELPQLEEQYGKATAKTITSIIGNTLSGQAKAPETLDWLQKLFGKVKQVKEGVTIRRNETTINMNEQMDFVIPASKISSLQAGTLVGQVALDFGQEDNFPTAMYHCKTNLDLKKIKKEEEAYKELPKVYNFGTADNREKLLQKNFKRIYDEVETVIEQYV is encoded by the coding sequence ATGGAAGAAAGCAAAGAATTACAAAAACTATATGGATTCATGCAAGCATTCATTTATATAACTGTTTGCATAGAGATTCTACTATTTGTTCATTTTCCCTTTAGTGAACAAATTATGCCCTTATTATCAAAAATGGCAAAAATTCCTATCTATTCTAATATTCTTTATAGTAAACTATTTACATTCTTTATTATAATGGTTACTTGCATTGGAACACGTTCAAAAAAGGATTTAGAATTAGACCCGACTAAACAAATCATTTTTCCTTTAATCTTTGGATTCATAATGTTCTTTGGAAGTATATGCTTTCTTTTCTTTAAAGAAAAAGGAGAAACTAGTTTAGAATGGTATAATATAGCTTACATTATACTATCAATAATTGGAGCGACATTAATAAATTCAGCTCTAGATAACATTTCCAAACGTATTAAATCAAACTTTATGAAAGATAGATTTAATATAGAGAATGAAAGCTTTGAACAATCTAAAGACAAGGTAGAAACAGAATTCTCTGTCAATATTCCGATGAAGTTTTTCTACAATAGAAAGTGGCATAATGGGTGGCTGAATATATGCAACTGTTTTCGTGGAACTTTCGTAATAGGAACGCCTGGAAGTGGTAAATCTTTTTCTGTTATAAATTCTTTTATAAGACAACATTCAGCTAAAGGATTTGCAGAAGTTGTTTACGACTTCAAATTTCCTGAACTTGCCAAAATTGCATATTATAATTATCAAAAGAACAAGCAATTAGGAAAAATACCAAGTAATTTCAAGTTCAATGTCATTAATTTTTCTGATATTGAATATAGTAGAAGAATAAACCCATTGAAACGAGAATATATAGAAATCCTAGCAGATGCAACAGAAACGGCAGAAGCATTATATGAGAGTTTACAAAAAGGCGACAAAGGAAGTGGAGGTAATAGCGATTTTTTTAAAACATCAGCAGTAAACTTGTTAGCAGCTTCTATTTATTTTTGGTCTAGATACGAGAATGGCAAATATTCAGATTTACCGCATGTACTGGCTTTCCTTAATCAAGAATATGACGTACTTTTTAAAGTCCTCTTTTCCGAACCTGAATTAAAATCACTAGTTTCCCCATTTGAAGCTGCATATAAATCAGGAGCAGTGGACCAATTAGAAGGACAGATGGCAAGTCTAAAAGTACAGTTATCAAGACTAGCAACTAAAGAATCTTTTTGGGTATTTAGTGGCAATGATTTCAATTTAAAAGTATCAGATAAAAAAGACCCTAGTTATCTTATCATTGCAAATAACCCTAAAACACAAAGCATGAATAGTGCTTTAAATGCACTTATCATTAACCGATTAACTAGACTTGTCAATACAAAAGGTAACTACCCTACTTCAATCATAGTAGATGAATGTCCCACATTATATTTTTATCAACTTGCAACACTACTTTCTACTGCACGTAGCAATAAGGTTTCAATTTGTTTGGGATTACAGGAACTACCGCAATTAGAAGAACAATACGGCAAAGCTACCGCAAAAACTATAACTTCTATTATAGGTAACACTTTATCCGGGCAAGCTAAAGCTCCTGAAACTTTAGATTGGCTACAAAAACTATTTGGAAAAGTTAAGCAAGTAAAAGAAGGTGTTACTATCAGAAGAAACGAAACAACAATTAATATGAATGAACAAATGGATTTTGTTATCCCGGCATCCAAAATATCTTCATTACAAGCTGGTACATTAGTAGGGCAAGTTGCATTAGATTTTGGACAAGAAGATAATTTTCCAACAGCGATGTACCATTGCAAAACCAATTTAGATTTAAAAAAAATTAAGAAAGAAGAAGAAGCCTACAAAGAACTGCCAAAAGTATATAACTTTGGGACAGCAGATAATAGAGAGAAATTACTGCAAAAAAACTTTAAGAGAATATACGACGAAGTAGAAACAGTAATAGAACAATATGTATAA
- a CDS encoding PH domain-containing protein, translating to MNDGTNIASDDIILKPKFRYWLMKNFLLITLAIFVFIFSKYIREHELLKFISGTILVLLIFIIFYRYISMLLCTKWIITREQIKIYQGVLSKRINYIELYRVYDYEEKQSFIQSLINNTNIYIYSGDKSTPELLMNGLKANSDIIQTIRNRVEEQKKKKGIYEFTNR from the coding sequence ATGAATGATGGAACAAACATAGCTTCTGATGATATTATATTAAAGCCTAAATTCCGATATTGGTTAATGAAGAATTTCCTTTTAATCACATTAGCGATTTTCGTGTTCATTTTTAGTAAATATATAAGAGAACATGAATTATTAAAATTTATCAGTGGAACGATATTAGTATTGTTGATATTTATAATTTTCTACAGATATATTTCAATGTTACTTTGTACAAAATGGATTATAACTAGAGAGCAAATAAAAATATATCAAGGAGTACTTTCAAAAAGGATTAACTACATAGAATTATATCGGGTATATGATTACGAAGAAAAGCAAAGTTTTATCCAGTCTTTAATAAACAACACCAATATCTACATTTATTCTGGCGATAAATCAACACCAGAACTACTGATGAATGGTCTTAAAGCTAATAGTGATATAATTCAAACTATCAGAAATAGAGTAGAAGAACAAAAAAAGAAAAAAGGAATATATGAATTTACAAACAGATAA
- a CDS encoding M23 family metallopeptidase, whose protein sequence is MKNKIIMFFTYSLFFSVNGYCQFNTVLQKKDIPKAEPVLATTENKLIEEKEKAVVVNDALTTERLAYWKQRRYLSLPIDSMVITSHYGKRKDPFTGKIANHRGIDLKGNNDYVYSIMPGMVVKTGKNKGLGNYVEVRHGDFTSIYGHLYSVLVNAKQAVEAGQPIGISGSTGRSTGEHLHFQMEYKDKTIDPKPILDYINEVIRTVKGQISQQIDNELRRK, encoded by the coding sequence ATGAAGAATAAAATTATCATGTTTTTTACTTATTCATTGTTTTTTTCAGTGAATGGCTACTGTCAGTTTAATACGGTATTACAGAAAAAGGATATTCCTAAAGCGGAACCTGTATTAGCAACGACAGAAAATAAATTGATAGAAGAAAAAGAAAAGGCTGTTGTCGTCAATGATGCTTTGACTACAGAACGACTTGCATACTGGAAGCAAAGAAGGTATTTATCTTTGCCCATTGATTCAATGGTGATAACTTCCCATTATGGTAAAAGAAAAGACCCATTTACTGGAAAAATAGCAAATCATAGAGGGATAGACCTTAAAGGCAACAACGACTATGTTTATTCGATAATGCCGGGAATGGTTGTAAAAACAGGAAAAAATAAAGGGTTGGGCAATTATGTAGAAGTGCGTCATGGTGATTTTACTTCTATCTATGGGCATTTATACAGTGTGCTTGTAAATGCGAAACAAGCTGTTGAAGCTGGGCAACCAATAGGCATTAGTGGAAGTACCGGGCGCAGCACAGGAGAACACTTACATTTTCAAATGGAATACAAAGATAAAACTATAGACCCTAAGCCAATTCTTGATTATATTAATGAGGTAATCAGAACCGTTAAAGGACAAATTTCACAGCAAATAGATAATGAGTTAAGACGCAAATAA
- a CDS encoding plasmid mobilization protein gives MKANKRDRIVKVRLTNLEYEELTKASKSSKCMSDYFRQRVFRKGVGLIDPKEFIRSMDEICLEMKRIGNNINQLARYVNIHKEEVNQEVLNEVEKKMADYVIMQDKLNVTWRKLMSIK, from the coding sequence ATGAAAGCAAATAAAAGAGATAGAATAGTGAAAGTTCGCTTAACGAATTTAGAATATGAAGAACTAACTAAAGCTTCTAAATCTAGCAAATGTATGTCAGATTATTTTAGACAGAGAGTCTTTAGGAAAGGAGTTGGTCTTATTGACCCTAAAGAATTTATTCGTTCGATGGATGAAATTTGTTTGGAAATGAAACGTATAGGAAATAATATAAATCAGTTGGCTAGGTATGTAAATATTCATAAGGAAGAAGTTAATCAAGAGGTTCTTAATGAGGTAGAAAAGAAAATGGCAGACTATGTAATTATGCAAGATAAATTGAATGTTACTTGGCGTAAGTTGATGTCAATCAAATAA
- a CDS encoding relaxase/mobilization nuclease domain-containing protein, translating to MVVVVLKAATSFAGIDYNERKNEEGKSELLVAENFAMNPDNLKKSDYIAYMESVCRTNPAVKAKQFHAVISCKGREYSAEDLKNVALQYINKMGYGNNPYMIYFHSDTENNHVHIVSTRVQKNGQKVKDNMEAVRSQKVINQIMNVDLALKAKDDISKYMEFSFSTVQQYKLLLEQSGWKLREKDGLLILYKGGEKHASIQLEQIKDKAKQYTPDEERRKQITALLFKYKQGLSYTELQTLMKDKFGINLVFHTGKGHTKPYGYTLIDYRNKRVLKGGEVMDLKELLVEPNKQAKVEHCNSIINLLLKDGTKYTMDSFKKLMLDYGYRFSMNGTIFINGDDKALLVLDKKLLKELRYNSRVYEANKFNVATLKEAELLSRIYHVKKDDILIQEHMDKKNTVYTDMINSYLAHSSDLHSTLREKGILFVEDDNLVYLIDKKNKVIVSTDDLGINIIKDGYSKDRITLVTLDKMERINVEQDSELARGFNLIDAICDILSQHINVQQDKSPNRKKKRGQQQN from the coding sequence ATGGTAGTAGTAGTTTTAAAAGCGGCAACTTCTTTCGCTGGTATTGATTATAATGAGCGAAAGAATGAGGAAGGCAAGAGTGAACTTCTTGTTGCAGAAAATTTTGCTATGAATCCAGATAATTTGAAGAAGTCGGATTATATAGCTTATATGGAATCTGTCTGTAGGACTAATCCAGCGGTCAAGGCAAAACAATTTCATGCAGTGATTTCATGTAAGGGGCGTGAATATTCGGCAGAGGATTTGAAAAATGTAGCTTTGCAATATATAAATAAAATGGGTTATGGAAATAATCCTTATATGATATATTTTCATTCTGATACAGAAAATAATCATGTACATATTGTTTCTACACGAGTACAGAAGAACGGACAGAAGGTAAAAGATAATATGGAAGCTGTGCGCTCACAGAAAGTCATAAATCAAATAATGAATGTTGATTTAGCTTTGAAGGCTAAAGATGATATTTCAAAATACATGGAGTTTTCTTTTTCTACAGTGCAGCAATATAAGTTGTTACTTGAACAATCAGGATGGAAATTAAGAGAAAAGGATGGATTATTAATTTTGTATAAGGGTGGTGAAAAGCACGCTTCAATTCAATTAGAGCAGATAAAAGATAAAGCTAAACAATATACACCTGATGAAGAAAGAAGAAAACAGATAACAGCTCTTTTATTTAAATATAAGCAAGGACTTTCCTATACAGAACTTCAAACTTTGATGAAAGATAAGTTTGGTATAAATTTAGTCTTTCATACAGGAAAAGGACATACTAAACCTTATGGATATACATTAATTGATTATAGAAATAAGAGAGTTCTGAAAGGTGGGGAAGTTATGGATTTGAAGGAACTTTTAGTAGAGCCTAATAAACAAGCAAAAGTTGAACACTGTAATAGTATAATTAATCTTCTTTTGAAAGATGGAACAAAATATACAATGGATAGTTTCAAGAAATTAATGTTAGATTACGGTTATAGGTTTTCAATGAATGGCACAATATTTATAAATGGTGATGATAAGGCTTTATTGGTTCTTGATAAAAAACTGTTGAAAGAACTTAGATATAATAGCAGAGTGTATGAAGCAAATAAATTTAATGTTGCTACACTTAAAGAAGCCGAGTTGTTAAGTAGAATTTATCATGTGAAAAAAGATGATATTTTGATTCAAGAGCATATGGATAAAAAAAATACTGTCTATACTGATATGATAAATAGTTATTTGGCTCATAGTTCAGATTTACATTCTACATTAAGAGAAAAAGGAATTCTTTTTGTTGAAGATGATAATTTAGTTTATCTAATAGATAAAAAGAATAAAGTAATCGTAAGTACTGATGATTTAGGAATCAATATTATAAAAGATGGCTATAGTAAAGATAGGATTACTCTAGTTACTCTTGATAAGATGGAAAGAATAAATGTTGAACAAGATTCAGAACTGGCAAGGGGATTTAATCTGATTGATGCTATTTGTGATATTCTTAGCCAGCATATAAATGTACAGCAAGATAAATCTCCTAATAGGAAAAAGAAAAGAGGACAGCAACAAAATTAA
- a CDS encoding ParA family protein — MIILFGNQKGGCGKTTNCIQFANYLVEKGKEVLVLDLDFQRSLSDRRKEDIATYDNEPKYEVIQTDISNVAKIISDFTKVEQGNLLIDLPGKIDDDALGTILKAADIIICPFKYDKFTMDSTGFFIQVLQYLNVKAKIFFLPNNMRTAVRYETKEQVVDILKQVGFVTDEIPASVAMERINTLAISNECIDKVKNAYDYIIQEGAIK, encoded by the coding sequence ATGATAATATTATTTGGGAATCAGAAAGGCGGTTGTGGTAAAACGACTAATTGCATACAATTTGCCAACTATCTAGTAGAAAAAGGAAAAGAAGTTCTAGTATTGGATTTAGATTTTCAGCGTTCATTATCGGATAGAAGAAAAGAAGATATTGCGACCTATGATAATGAACCTAAATATGAGGTTATACAAACCGATATATCTAATGTTGCTAAAATTATTAGTGATTTTACTAAGGTTGAGCAAGGAAATCTATTAATAGATTTGCCTGGTAAGATTGATGATGATGCTCTGGGAACTATTCTTAAAGCTGCGGATATAATAATATGCCCATTTAAATACGATAAATTTACAATGGATAGTACAGGTTTTTTTATCCAAGTGTTACAGTATTTAAATGTAAAAGCCAAAATATTCTTTTTACCTAACAATATGAGAACTGCGGTAAGATATGAAACAAAAGAACAGGTAGTTGATATTCTTAAGCAAGTTGGTTTTGTTACAGATGAAATACCAGCTTCTGTTGCTATGGAACGTATAAATACATTAGCAATTAGTAATGAGTGTATTGATAAGGTGAAGAATGCTTATGATTATATCATTCAAGAAGGAGCAATAAAATAA
- a CDS encoding DUF3945 domain-containing protein produces the protein MEEKKSFEALQYSYENAGQFRAIAAVLGYSEEYRNGDITFSKGNETYTYPLNTLKLGNLGDNRESLLEQSKERIISFFDKEQASNNFQEYSQYLRENHNVAIIKWDDIKQGTNKNEGYKDGFTVIDLENKIAYKGEDLYRYAYEQNQTLDGKGSYVDIDWNKFNEVGVKPENLSPEDVANIKNGKKTGMLNFSIEDTPGNRTLLDNEKVSYKTENGKLHFEGKATTLKYITAENTPENKSKLKANEIDFKEEGKRIKIDGINARKLAIAAITVVYPIAGIAILLIPKRQEIKNDLSFTKDEIKALKADNVVVKTNSKGERTLHQRDKDTNEIVSIKAKDIHIPQKLGGIELTPMQQENLKNGKEITIVNEELNKAAKVKLDLNARNGLSIKDANTIEIKATEKKEQTIGKERYISDKERLEFVAQKGAKGIDEIFKDKPTEMAAFLEKHKLSKDYASYKEVEKTYSSSREATKQTVGEQISTQMDKIDSSIKATAKQEASILGYGRTYGKNNDTPTMKL, from the coding sequence ATGGAAGAAAAGAAAAGTTTTGAAGCCCTGCAATATAGTTATGAAAATGCCGGACAATTCCGAGCCATAGCAGCAGTTCTTGGATATTCAGAAGAATATCGGAATGGTGATATTACCTTTTCCAAAGGTAATGAAACATATACTTATCCACTGAATACACTTAAACTTGGCAATTTAGGAGATAATAGAGAATCTTTATTAGAGCAATCTAAAGAAAGAATAATCAGTTTCTTTGATAAAGAACAAGCTAGCAATAATTTTCAAGAATATAGCCAATATTTACGAGAAAACCACAATGTTGCAATTATAAAATGGGATGATATAAAACAAGGTACTAACAAGAATGAAGGATATAAAGACGGATTTACAGTCATTGACCTTGAAAATAAAATTGCATATAAAGGAGAAGACCTTTATCGATATGCTTATGAACAAAACCAAACCCTAGATGGTAAAGGTTCATATGTTGATATAGACTGGAACAAGTTTAATGAAGTAGGAGTTAAACCGGAAAATTTAAGCCCCGAAGATGTTGCAAACATCAAAAATGGGAAAAAAACAGGTATGCTAAATTTTTCCATTGAAGATACTCCCGGTAATAGAACACTTCTAGACAATGAAAAAGTGTCTTATAAAACAGAAAATGGAAAACTCCATTTTGAAGGGAAAGCAACAACTCTTAAATATATAACAGCCGAGAATACACCTGAAAATAAATCTAAATTAAAAGCCAACGAAATTGATTTCAAAGAAGAAGGTAAACGCATCAAAATTGATGGTATCAATGCTAGAAAACTAGCAATTGCAGCTATTACAGTAGTTTACCCAATCGCTGGGATTGCTATCTTGCTCATTCCTAAACGACAAGAAATAAAAAATGATTTATCCTTTACTAAGGATGAAATAAAAGCCCTAAAAGCTGATAATGTCGTAGTAAAGACTAATTCAAAAGGAGAAAGAACATTGCACCAACGTGACAAAGATACTAATGAGATAGTATCAATAAAAGCAAAAGACATTCATATTCCCCAAAAACTTGGAGGAATAGAGCTTACTCCTATGCAGCAAGAAAATCTCAAAAATGGAAAAGAAATTACCATTGTAAACGAGGAACTAAACAAAGCTGCAAAAGTAAAACTAGATTTGAATGCCAGAAATGGATTATCAATCAAAGATGCAAATACTATAGAAATTAAAGCGACTGAAAAGAAAGAACAAACAATAGGGAAAGAAAGATATATATCTGATAAAGAAAGATTAGAGTTTGTAGCCCAAAAAGGAGCTAAAGGGATTGATGAAATTTTTAAAGATAAACCCACCGAAATGGCTGCCTTTTTAGAGAAACATAAACTTTCTAAAGATTATGCTTCTTACAAGGAAGTAGAAAAAACATATTCCAGCTCTAGGGAAGCTACTAAACAAACTGTCGGAGAACAAATATCTACCCAAATGGATAAAATAGATAGTTCTATTAAAGCAACAGCGAAGCAAGAAGCATCTATTCTCGGATATGGTAGAACCTACGGAAAAAATAATGATACTCCAACAATGAAACTATAA